TTCATTTCCGCGAATCTTTCTCATCTGACCTTCCGTTTTCGAAAGGAGATTTTCTCCTTTAAAATTGATTTCTCCTCCGACAATTTTACCTGGAGGGCTCGGAACGAGTTGCATCACGGAGAGAGACGTTATACTTTTCCCGCACCCTGATTCTCCTACAATCCCTAAGGTTTCCCCTTTATTAATAGTAAAGTCAACCCCATCAACAGCGGGCACTTCTTCGTCATCGACATAAAAGTAGGTCTTTAGATCTTTCACATCCAGGATCGTTTCTTGATTGTTACTCATGTCACCACACCTCTCTAGTTTAGATCCACGCGTTTATTTAGTAGTCGGTAGGCAATATCAACGAACATGTTCACAATAACGAAAATAATGGATACAACGAGAATCGAGCCTTGTACTACCGGTAGGTCTCTCATTCGGATCGCATCGATGATCAAGCGACCTAAACCATTAATCGCAAATACGGTTTCGGTTAAGACCGTTCCGCCAAGTAATGCCCCGAACTGAAGCCCAACAACTGTAATGACTGGAATCAACGCATTTTTCAACGCATGCTTGTACACAATGTAGGTCTCTTTAACACCTTTTGCTTTAGCTGTACGGATATAATCCTGACTTATGACCTCGAGCATACTTGAGCGCGTCATTCGAGCAACAATAGCAGCTCCTGCTGTACCTAGTGTGATGGCTGGTAACACGACGTGCATGAAACTCCCCCAACCAGATACAGGGAAGATTTGAAAATTAACGGCAAAAGCAAGAATTAACATTAACCCAAGCCAAAAGTTCGGCAGGGATACACCTAATAGAGCTACGACCATTATGGAAACGTCTGATATGGAGTACTGTTTTGTTGCTGAGATAATTCCAGCTATTAAACCAAGTACTGTTGTCACAAGAATACTCCAGAAAGCTAGTTCAACTGTAACCGGTAACCGTGTGAAGATTTCCTCCGCTACTGGGCGGCCCGAGCGAACGGACGTCCCTAGATCCCCTGTCGCAACATCCTTCACATAATCTACATATTGAATAAGCAATGGTTTGTTTAACCCTAGTTGTTCTCGTAGCTGAGCTACTTGTTCTTTCGATGCACTCTCTCCTGCAAGCAATACTGCTGGGTCACCGGGTACCATTTGCATAATTAAAAAGACGACCAATATTACACCTAAAACGACGGGAATCATCTGCATCAATCTCCGTATGATAAACACAAACATGTAGCTCACTCCTTTAAATTTATTTTTTACTACGAGGGTCTAATGCGTCGCGCAGACCATCGCCAAAGAGGTTTAGTCCTAATACAATGAGAGCAATGGCCAATCCAGGGAACGTAGCAATGTGTGGGGCAGACCATAAGAAGTTACGTCCGTCACTTAGCATTGCTCCCCACTCAGGTGAAGGAGGTTGTGCTCCCATGCCTAAGAAGGATAAACCTGCTGCTGTTAAGATCGCTGTGGCCAAACGAAGAGTTCCTTGTACAATAATCGGTGAGAATATGTTCGGTAGAATATGAACCACAATAATATGGAAGTCTGACGCCCCTAGCGCCCTGATAGCATCGACATACTCTTTCTTCTTCTCACCTAACATCGAACCCCGTACAATCCTTGCAAACGTAGGAACAGAGAATATACCAACTGCAATCATGACGTTAATCAAGCTTGGGCCCAAGGCAGATATAATGGCTAAAGCTAGTAAAATACCAGGGAAAGCTAGCAAAATATCAATAAAGCGCATAATAACGGTGTCTATCCACTTTCCATAGTAACCTGCGATTAAGCCGAGCGTAATCCCGAAGAATGCACCTATTAATACGGAAACACTTCCGACGGCTAGAGATAACTGGGAACCATAAATGAGACGACTCAATACATCTCGTCCCTTATCATCTGTTCCCATCCAATGATCCAATGATGGGCCTTGTAATTTGTTGACGAGATCAATCTTTAAAGGATCATAAGGTGCAATCCACGGCGCCAGTATGGCTACCAGAAAGTAAAAACCAATGATCCAAGCTCCTACTACTGCCATTTTGTTTTTCTTTAATTGTTTGTAAACCTGGAGCCATCGCCCCAATTTGGATGATTTTTTCTTTTGAGAACTCGTATGAGGCCCCTGCTCCTCAACCTGTACCACTGGCTGACTCATCCTGTCCCCTCCTCGTTTTTTTATGTTGTATCTAAAATTATCAGAAAATAGATAAGATTTGTTTTATTTCAAATATTTCGTAAAGAAAACAAAAACTTGAGTCAAAATAACAGAAACATAGTATTCATAATTTTCATATAATTGTTTCAAGTTATTAAGAAAAGCGTCTAGCCCGGTAGAATAGCTAGGCAAATAGATTAAACAAAAGGTGGTGAAACCAAACGTGGACAATATTCGAATTCAAGCACTTCGACAAAAGATGAAGGAAACAGGAGTCTCAGCTGTCTGGTTAACATCTCCTGAGAACCGATTCTACTTCTCTCAATTCAAAGGTTCGAGTGGTTCCCTTTTTATTACAGAGGAAGAAACGATTCTATTAACAGACTTCAGGTATGTTGACCAAGCTCATGATGAGGCTCCTTCGTTTACGATTGTGGATCACAAACGAAAAGAGGTAGAAGAAGTCGCTCGGCTCTTGAATAAGCATTCTTGTTCAAATGTAGGTATTGAGCTCGTAACCCTCCCTACTCAATCATACTTAGAGGTAACGAAACGGTTACCGGAAGTTTCGTTTCAAGGTTTCGATGACGAGTTGAATGACATACGCATGATTAAAGATGAAAGTGAAATCCACTCACTCCATAAGGCTATCGAAATTTGTGACAAAGCATTTGATCACATAACGACCTTCATTCAACCCGGGATCACGGAAAAAGAGATCGGATTAGAACTAGAGACGTTCATGAGGAAGGCAGGGGCAGAAAGCATTAAGACGAATCACGTCATTGCCTCAGGTGAACGGTCCTCCCTCCCTCACGGTCAAGCTACAGACCGCGTCATCCAAAAGGGAGACTTTGTGAAAATGGACATCGGGGCGCGTGTTAACGGGTACTACTCTGATTTCACACGTACCGTCGTGCTAGGTGAACCATCTGATAAACAGAAGGATATTTATTCCATTGTACGAGAGACTCAGGAAGCATCATTAGAAGCAATTGGCCCAGGAAGAACTTGTTCAGAGATTGATCAAATTGGACGAGGCATTATTGAATCATACGGTTATGGAGAACATTTCGGACACAGTTTAGGGCATTCTATTGGACTTGCTTTACATGAGAAACCTGTAATGAGGGCTACAGATGACACCGTGCTGCAACCAGGTATGGTCATCACCGTTGAGCCAGGTATTTACTTAAAAGGGTTCGGAGGCGTCCGAATTGAGGATTTAGTTGTGATTACAGAGAAAGGTCACAACAACCTAACCCAAGCAACGAAAGATCTAATCGTTATTCCGGTTTAACAAGTACTATTCATAAGGGAGAGATGACCCATGACAAGAAAGAAATTTAGCGCATTATTATTCGCCGGACTGCTTACAATCATGTTTGCCCTAGCAGGCTGCGCGAGCGAACCTTCTAGCTCAGCAAGTGGTGAATCATCAGATGAGGGTTCTGATGAAAAAGGCGAAAAAGGCGGAGAACTTGTTTTAGCCGTACTATCTGACGCTACAAAACTTGACCCTCACCAAGGGACAGACATCCCTTCTGCTAACGTATATCACGGTAAAATCTATGAAGGTCTAGTTAAACAAGATAAGAACATGGAAGTACAACCCGCTCTAGCAACAGAATGGGAACAACTAGATGACACAACATGGGAATTCAAGCTTCGCGAAGGAGTGAAATTCCACGACGGTACGGAATTCAAAGCAGATGCTGTAAAGAAGACGTTCGAGCGTATTTTAGATCCTGAAACGGCTTCACCTCGTAAGAAGCTGTTTGAAATGATCACAGAAATTAAAGTGGTTGATGATTACACTGTACAACTGAAAACAGAGTACCCTTTCGCACCGTTACTCTCTAATCTTGCACACTATTCAGGCGGAATCATTAGTCCAAAAGCGATTGAAGAATACGGTCAAGACCTGGGTCAAAACCCAGTCGGTACAGGACCATTCAAATTTGATAGCTGGACACCAGGTTCTGAGATCAAGTTAACGAAGAACGAAAACTACTGGGGCGATCAAGCCAAAGTAGACAGTGTAGTATTCAAGGTCATTCCTGAAGATTCTACACGTATCGCTATGGTGGAAACGGGACAAGCTCACCTTGCTAACCCAGTACCGGTTAACCAAGTAGATCGCGTTGAACAAAATCAGGAAATGGAATTAAACCGTAGTGAAGGGCTAGGTATTGATTACCTTGGCTTCAACCTTCAAAAAGAACCGTTTGATAACAAAAAAGTACGCCAAGCCATTAACCTTGCTGTAGATACAGACGCGATCCTAAGCGGTGTATATAACAACGTGGGTACTGAAGCAACAGCACCTATGGGGCCTGGAGTTTGGGGTCACAACGAAGAGCTTGAAGGATGGGGCTACGATGTAGAAAAAGCGAAGAAACTACTGAAAGAAGCTGGCTACGAAGACGGCTTCAAGACATCCATATGGACCAACGATAACAAAGCTCGTGTTGACGTAGCAGAAGTCGTTCAGTCTCAGCTCAAAGGCGTCGGCATCGACGTAGAAATCAAAGTAATGGAATGGGGCGCTTACCTAGACGCAACAGCAAAAGGCGAGCACGACATGTTCGTTCTAGGCTGGTCAAACATGACAGGGGATGCGGATTACAACCAGTACTTCCTCTTCCACTCTGAAGCAAAAGGTACACCAGGAAACCGCTCCTTCTACTCTAATGAGCGCGTGGATGAATTAATTGATAAAGGCCGTGAAGAAACAGACACAGAGAAACGTCAAGAGATCTACGACGAAGCTCAGGAAATCGAAATGGAAGACGCACCAATGATCTTCCTACGTAACGATGAGGATCTTGTAGCAGTCGGTAAAGATGTGAAAGGATTCTGGATGCATCCTGCAGGTATTTATATGCTGAATGATGTAACGGTGAAATAATTGAATCTGATATGTGTGAACATTTTTAAACCCCAGGGGATTTCCCCTGGGGTTTTAGTTGATGAGGGACGGGACATGGGGGACAGGTTCATTGTCCCGCGGGACGAGGAACCTGTCCCCCTTTCCCTCCGGAAGAAAATTGTATGTAACCTTTCTTAAGAATAAACGGTTACACCTAGCAGAGTACTAAATCTTAACTTTACCGGTTCCCGTCAGTACGTTCACGTGCTCCCCCACATTCATACCTCATTGATTTCAATCACCTGCCCCAATTTTAACAAATTGAAGACCTTCCCCATTTCCACTTCCACTATATATACTCAAATACTCACCATTTATTTTAGCTACAAGTTTACTATTATCAGGTAAAGTCATAATGATTTCATCTCCTGTTTGAGTATAGGAGCCAACAAACTGAGTAAGATCGCTATTGAATTCAACCTTTCCATTACTTTTAAAAACATACACTCCATTCTTCCCTTCACCTCTGCTCCATTCACCTATAATCAAGTCATTCTTAGTTTCCATCACTTTTTTCTGGCGAAATACATTGTTATCCCATACATAAACTTGAGATAACTCATCGTTTTCACGGATGACTAATTCATTTTCCGCAAAGCTAGTAGTCCCCTGATGAAAGGAACTATCGTATAAGTCCAATAACATTTCTATATTCCTTTTATCCTTACTACCAATAACAAAAAAGCTTAAGTATCCACCACTACCAGTATTCTTTCCAATTACAAGCTGTTCACGTTTGTCACCCATAACTTTTCCGCTTGATAATAAAGATGGCTTAGCTTCCATTTCAGTAAATATTTCTTCCAATGATACTCTCCACTCATTTACTTCGGGTTGATATTGATAAATAGAGACCTGCACCTGGGCCTCTTCAAGAAAAGGGACTTTTTCTGTTCTAATTTCTAGAATCTCCGGTATGGCTTTACCGGTAATGTAAAACTGCGCAACTTCAATCTCAAATTCGTTAGCCCGAAAGGTTTTAAGTTTTTTCATTTGTTGATCCACTATATCCTTTGCTTCAATTGAGCCGCTTTGCTGATTACTGAAGTCTAATTTCCCAAATTGGTAATTTAATTCTTTGATTTCATGTTCATAATTTTCACCATTGGGAGGGTGCCCACCAAAGAAACTGTTAGCGATTGAAGCGAACTGCCCACCGATTGTTCCTAATCTGTCTTTACGTTTGCCATCGTCGAAATCTCTGTATTGGGTATAGAGCACTTCCCCAACAAATATGTTAGTAAGCAAATACTCTCTGTCTTTAAGATGGTCGTCGAACCTACCGCTGATATATTCATCTATTATATACTCTTCGTATTGTTGGAGTTCTTCTTCTGCGGGATCATACTCCCATGCTAACACTGTGATATAGTCCTCAGGAGGTTCTATATCATCATCTGAAAATGTTAAAGCCTTTTGAACTTCTTTATACAACTTCACATTGGAGGCAAGTACAGGGTTAGTCGTTGAGGGGGTATCATCACTTAATTCTTTAGCTTTAATACTTTCTGTTTTATTTTGTGTTCCTGCCTTTTCACTTTCAGGATTCATATTATTACAACCTACTAAGACTAGAAAAAGGACCCCTAGCAATAAATTTAAAACTCTCATTTGTTTCCTCCCAATTAAGTTAGTTAATCAATGAAATATGTACCTTCTAAAATAACCCCTCCTTCTTATAGTATAAGTAAACCTTTTCTCAATATAGTTATTTCGCTGTAGCCAGTTCTATTCCCTCTTTTTGGAAGTGGTTCTTTTTTAAGCAACCCACAATTTATTCCGGGACATTCGATTCATTAAGATGACTAAAAATCATGACATTACACCCTGAAAACCGACAGACTTTTGAACTATTTAAATTTTATAATTTACCTATTATTTCAATAAAAGAGGGGAATTACAGAGTATTTTTTTGGTACCAATCAGTGGATTAGACGTGAAGAATATAACTTATAAAATGCGTGGAGAGTAGCACCAGAACCGGTCCCGTGCTTTTAACAGTGAATCTTGATATGGAGTTGAATTGAAGTTTCAAATGGAAAAGATAACTTTATTTTACATAATATTCTTGTTATTTCGAGGGGTTTGTGTGTACTATATAAAGAACAAAAGCATACATTTTAACACCTAGAATATATTTATATAATTTATTATGAATAAAGGAGAGTGAAGTATGGAGTTTTTTGCTTATCGTGGTATTCGGCAAATTGTGTTTAGTACGTTGGCTCTTATTTCTTTGGGGTATCTCTTAGAATCCCCATCCTTATTTAGTTTTTTATCGCTTCTGGTCTGTGGGTATCTAGGTGTTGGTCGAGACATTATCCAACACAAAGATGTTAAAAAGAAAGTGCACGAACTACTAAAGGAAGAAGAATCTTTGCATTTGTTAAACGTGGCTTACCATGCCAAATTCGGGAAAGGTTTTACATCTCTTACTGACAGGCAACTATTGTTTACGGATAAAAAAGGTGAGTTGCTAGATAAAATTTCACTGTCGGCGGTTACCGACTATGGTTACGAGCAACAAGGGACTGGTAATTATGTCACCACACATGAGGAGTACGAGAATTTTGAAGTTTCCAAAACCACAGAAAGAAAACGAATAATATTCTTTATTGAGTATCATTCGGAAGATAATACTGATGATAGGTACAGAACGGAGTTTATTTTTGATGGTCGTCATAAAAAATACTATAAGAAAATCGAACAACTCACCACCACTGGAGTTGTTGCAGAAGAAAAAGAAGATGAACTTCAAGAGATATTGGATACGCATAAACATACGGTTTCGTTAAATGACTACATTGAAAACAATAGAGATTCTGTAGTTTCAACAGAAAACATTGAATTAGATAACATCTGCCCGGAGCTAACGGGAAATAGCATATCTCATATGGAAGGTCTTTATAAAATTGCAGAGAATAACCATCCCAAGATTAACGCATTAATTGATAAAGAGAAAAAGTTTTTTCTTGAGCTCTTAAGTATGTGTTACAAGATTGGAAATCGAATAGGGATTATTTCCTTACAACAAAAAAATGCGGATTTTAATTTGGTTGAGAGGATTGAAATTCCAGAAATTATCTCTAGGTTATACCGTTTAGAGGAAGTTCCAGATCTTCCGGTTACTAAAAAGCTGGTGTATTTGAAATACAAGGATTTACGAGAATTTGGAGACTTTTCTTTACCTGAAAATGTTTCCATTGAGATTATGGAAAACTATATAAAAGGTGGCTATGCTAGTACTGTGGTCAATTATTCTTATTGGCTAGAA
The nucleotide sequence above comes from Pontibacillus chungwhensis. Encoded proteins:
- a CDS encoding M24 family metallopeptidase — translated: MDNIRIQALRQKMKETGVSAVWLTSPENRFYFSQFKGSSGSLFITEEETILLTDFRYVDQAHDEAPSFTIVDHKRKEVEEVARLLNKHSCSNVGIELVTLPTQSYLEVTKRLPEVSFQGFDDELNDIRMIKDESEIHSLHKAIEICDKAFDHITTFIQPGITEKEIGLELETFMRKAGAESIKTNHVIASGERSSLPHGQATDRVIQKGDFVKMDIGARVNGYYSDFTRTVVLGEPSDKQKDIYSIVRETQEASLEAIGPGRTCSEIDQIGRGIIESYGYGEHFGHSLGHSIGLALHEKPVMRATDDTVLQPGMVITVEPGIYLKGFGGVRIEDLVVITEKGHNNLTQATKDLIVIPV
- the nikB gene encoding nickel ABC transporter permease; the protein is MFVFIIRRLMQMIPVVLGVILVVFLIMQMVPGDPAVLLAGESASKEQVAQLREQLGLNKPLLIQYVDYVKDVATGDLGTSVRSGRPVAEEIFTRLPVTVELAFWSILVTTVLGLIAGIISATKQYSISDVSIMVVALLGVSLPNFWLGLMLILAFAVNFQIFPVSGWGSFMHVVLPAITLGTAGAAIVARMTRSSMLEVISQDYIRTAKAKGVKETYIVYKHALKNALIPVITVVGLQFGALLGGTVLTETVFAINGLGRLIIDAIRMRDLPVVQGSILVVSIIFVIVNMFVDIAYRLLNKRVDLN
- the nikC gene encoding nickel transporter permease yields the protein MSQPVVQVEEQGPHTSSQKKKSSKLGRWLQVYKQLKKNKMAVVGAWIIGFYFLVAILAPWIAPYDPLKIDLVNKLQGPSLDHWMGTDDKGRDVLSRLIYGSQLSLAVGSVSVLIGAFFGITLGLIAGYYGKWIDTVIMRFIDILLAFPGILLALAIISALGPSLINVMIAVGIFSVPTFARIVRGSMLGEKKKEYVDAIRALGASDFHIIVVHILPNIFSPIIVQGTLRLATAILTAAGLSFLGMGAQPPSPEWGAMLSDGRNFLWSAPHIATFPGLAIALIVLGLNLFGDGLRDALDPRSKK
- a CDS encoding glutathione ABC transporter substrate-binding protein, with protein sequence MTRKKFSALLFAGLLTIMFALAGCASEPSSSASGESSDEGSDEKGEKGGELVLAVLSDATKLDPHQGTDIPSANVYHGKIYEGLVKQDKNMEVQPALATEWEQLDDTTWEFKLREGVKFHDGTEFKADAVKKTFERILDPETASPRKKLFEMITEIKVVDDYTVQLKTEYPFAPLLSNLAHYSGGIISPKAIEEYGQDLGQNPVGTGPFKFDSWTPGSEIKLTKNENYWGDQAKVDSVVFKVIPEDSTRIAMVETGQAHLANPVPVNQVDRVEQNQEMELNRSEGLGIDYLGFNLQKEPFDNKKVRQAINLAVDTDAILSGVYNNVGTEATAPMGPGVWGHNEELEGWGYDVEKAKKLLKEAGYEDGFKTSIWTNDNKARVDVAEVVQSQLKGVGIDVEIKVMEWGAYLDATAKGEHDMFVLGWSNMTGDADYNQYFLFHSEAKGTPGNRSFYSNERVDELIDKGREETDTEKRQEIYDEAQEIEMEDAPMIFLRNDEDLVAVGKDVKGFWMHPAGIYMLNDVTVK